The Chloroflexota bacterium genome window below encodes:
- a CDS encoding cyclodeaminase/cyclohydrolase family protein, translating into MSSPPIAELTVRDLTERLASRAPVPGGGSASALAGALGAALVEMVCELTLGKPEYEEVDPVARQIGAAAGELRVSLLAAAEEDAAAYLAVVTARRLPRDNDQERAARKTAIGEASVAATEIPLRVARLAAKVLDLAASIASIGNRNAVSDAGAAALLAAAAARGAALNVRINLPSLPDAHPLRAEAAVRLAELESIVTKREAETLAAVSQRMSV; encoded by the coding sequence ATGAGCAGCCCGCCAATCGCTGAACTGACCGTCCGCGACCTCACCGAGCGGTTGGCGTCGCGCGCCCCGGTGCCCGGCGGCGGCAGCGCCAGCGCCCTGGCGGGTGCCCTGGGTGCCGCCCTGGTCGAAATGGTCTGCGAGCTCACGCTCGGCAAGCCTGAGTACGAGGAGGTCGACCCGGTCGCGCGCCAGATCGGTGCCGCTGCCGGCGAGCTCCGCGTCTCGCTGCTCGCCGCGGCCGAAGAGGACGCCGCCGCTTACCTGGCCGTGGTCACGGCGCGGCGTTTGCCGCGTGACAATGACCAGGAACGAGCAGCTCGAAAGACCGCCATCGGCGAGGCGTCGGTGGCCGCCACGGAGATCCCACTGAGGGTGGCCCGGCTTGCGGCCAAGGTCCTGGACCTGGCCGCCAGCATCGCGTCCATCGGCAATCGCAACGCGGTCAGCGACGCCGGGGCGGCGGCGCTGCTGGCCGCGGCCGCGGCGCGCGGAGCCGCCCTCAACGTGAGGATCAACCTCCCATCGCTTCCAGACGCTCACCCGTTGCGGGCCGAAGCCGCGGTTCGGCTGGCCGAACTCGAATCCATCGTCACCAAACGCGAGGCCGAGACCCTGGCGGCCGTCAGCCAGAGGATGAGCGTGTGA
- the dinB gene encoding DNA polymerase IV: MARPMRTIIHADLDAYYASVEVLDNPSLRGLPVIVGGRPDDRGVVSAASYEARRFGVHSAMPLRTAARLCPQGVFLPGRFERYAEVSLQVMRIFDGFTPLVEPISLDEAFLDVTGAPAGDGRTIGQAIKDRVRAEVGLVVSVGVATNKLVAKVASDLRKPDALVVVEPGDEAAFLAPLPVSRLWGVGPRVRQALADYGVGTIGQLAAVPEETLRRRFGRHGVDLGHRARGIDPSPVVPGHAPKSIGHEHTFNTDITERTGLDGTLLWLSESVAGRLRRHQMAAGGVQLKLRYEGFETLTRQATLPHPTTDAQVLLSVIQRLLDRTLQPGRAVRLIGITAISLVDAQQLTLFDDGLRVQRLAEATDAVRDKFGDRAIIRARLLREAPERRFSERPPES; the protein is encoded by the coding sequence ATGGCCCGCCCGATGCGCACGATCATCCATGCCGACCTCGACGCGTACTACGCCTCGGTGGAGGTGCTCGACAACCCGTCGCTGCGGGGTCTGCCGGTGATCGTGGGCGGCCGGCCCGACGACCGGGGCGTGGTCAGCGCCGCGTCGTACGAGGCGCGCCGCTTCGGGGTCCATTCCGCCATGCCCCTGCGGACGGCAGCGCGGCTCTGTCCGCAAGGCGTCTTCCTGCCCGGCCGCTTCGAGCGCTACGCGGAAGTCAGCCTCCAGGTCATGCGCATCTTCGACGGGTTCACGCCGCTGGTCGAGCCCATCAGCCTGGACGAGGCGTTCCTCGACGTCACCGGGGCCCCTGCGGGGGATGGGCGAACAATCGGGCAGGCCATCAAGGATCGGGTTCGCGCCGAGGTAGGCCTGGTGGTCAGCGTCGGGGTGGCCACCAACAAGCTCGTGGCCAAGGTGGCCTCGGACTTGCGCAAGCCCGATGCGCTGGTGGTGGTCGAGCCTGGCGACGAGGCCGCGTTCCTGGCCCCATTGCCCGTGTCCCGCCTGTGGGGCGTGGGTCCCCGTGTTCGCCAGGCGCTCGCGGACTACGGGGTAGGGACAATCGGTCAGCTGGCGGCGGTGCCCGAGGAGACTCTGCGTCGGCGATTCGGCCGCCACGGAGTGGACCTCGGCCATCGCGCGCGCGGCATTGATCCGTCGCCGGTGGTGCCGGGCCATGCGCCGAAGTCCATCGGTCATGAGCACACGTTCAACACCGACATCACCGAGCGGACCGGACTGGACGGGACTCTCCTATGGCTGTCGGAGTCGGTGGCGGGGCGCCTGCGGCGCCACCAGATGGCGGCGGGTGGCGTACAGCTCAAGCTTCGGTACGAGGGCTTCGAAACGTTGACGAGGCAGGCGACGCTGCCGCACCCGACCACGGACGCCCAGGTCCTGCTGAGCGTCATCCAACGCCTCCTCGACCGCACCCTGCAGCCCGGCCGCGCGGTGCGATTGATCGGCATCACCGCCATCTCGCTGGTCGACGCCCAGCAGCTGACCCTGTTCGATGACGGCCTGCGTGTTCAGCGGCTGGCGGAGGCCACCGACGCGGTCCGCGACAAGTTCGGCGACCGTGCCATCATTCGGGCCCGACTACTGCGCGAGGCGCCCGAACGCCGGTTCAGCGAGCGCCCACCGGAGTCTTGA
- the lexA gene encoding transcriptional repressor LexA produces MTRHDAERRQRIVEYIARTVVERGYPPSVREIADAVGLASTSAVHHHLVALERSGQLERGSRSSRALRLTATAEGMTPPARPVRGAVTPFRMPMERDVLRLPVIGEIAAGQPIEAYQDPSQTLEVPSSLQARDDSYVLRVRGRSMVDALIDDGDYVVVQPQATARDGDIVVALLEDNGVTLKRFYREEGRIRLQPANPEMEPIYATELQIQGKVVGVIRKL; encoded by the coding sequence GTGACCCGGCACGACGCCGAGCGCCGACAGCGCATCGTGGAATACATCGCCCGTACGGTGGTCGAGCGCGGCTACCCGCCCTCGGTCCGCGAGATCGCGGACGCTGTTGGCCTTGCCTCCACCTCAGCCGTCCACCATCACCTCGTGGCCCTCGAACGCTCCGGGCAGCTGGAACGTGGCAGCCGCTCGTCGCGTGCCCTGCGCCTGACTGCCACCGCGGAAGGCATGACGCCTCCCGCGCGGCCGGTGCGAGGCGCGGTAACTCCCTTCCGGATGCCCATGGAGCGTGATGTCCTGCGCCTCCCGGTGATCGGCGAGATCGCGGCCGGCCAGCCCATCGAGGCCTACCAGGACCCCAGCCAGACGCTCGAGGTCCCGAGCTCGCTCCAGGCCCGGGACGACTCGTACGTCCTGCGCGTGCGCGGGCGAAGCATGGTCGACGCGCTCATCGACGACGGTGACTACGTCGTGGTTCAACCCCAGGCCACGGCCCGCGACGGGGACATCGTGGTCGCCCTGCTGGAGGACAACGGCGTCACCCTGAAGCGCTTCTACCGCGAGGAGGGGCGCATCCGCCTCCAGCCCGCCAACCCGGAGATGGAACCCATCTACGCCACCGAGCTCCAGATCCAGGGCAAGGTGGTCGGAGTCATCCGCAAGCTTTGA
- a CDS encoding DUF1232 domain-containing protein — MLRPGRWRYLRTAKVLLQLPTYARLVWGLARDPRTPLGLKALLIAALVYVVVPIDLIPDVVPILGAADDLTVLLLVLDLFISNAPAAVREEHLARAAAGQAMLDADLARLRLLLGDRYDRIRDTLPQLLGRYGGLRDSTEVKRQIGKWRAARAKTPVEVE; from the coding sequence GTGCTGCGTCCCGGCCGGTGGCGCTATCTGCGCACCGCCAAGGTCCTCCTCCAGCTGCCAACCTACGCTCGCTTGGTGTGGGGACTGGCCCGAGATCCCCGAACTCCGCTCGGCCTCAAAGCGCTGCTCATCGCGGCGCTGGTCTACGTCGTGGTGCCCATCGACCTCATTCCCGACGTCGTCCCCATCCTCGGCGCCGCCGACGATCTGACCGTCCTCCTCCTCGTCCTGGACCTGTTCATCAGCAATGCGCCGGCGGCGGTCCGAGAAGAGCACCTGGCCCGAGCTGCCGCCGGGCAGGCGATGCTGGACGCCGACCTGGCTCGACTCCGCTTGCTGCTCGGGGACCGCTACGATCGAATTCGGGACACGTTGCCCCAGCTCCTGGGTCGGTATGGTGGGCTTCGGGACTCGACTGAGGTCAAACGTCAGATCGGGAAGTGGCGCGCTGCCCGTGCCAAGACCCCGGTGGAGGTGGAATGA
- the rplI gene encoding 50S ribosomal protein L9, translated as MKVILKRDVKGLGREGDLKDVKDGYARNHLIPTGAAVLADLGAVRNWERHREQRDERDRSLRADGEAIAARLGELTLQIGVKAGERDRLFGSVTTRDVADRLRKEGIEIDRHDIHLGEPIKTVGEHVVSVHLMPGLEAQVRVEVVAEH; from the coding sequence ATGAAGGTCATCCTGAAGCGCGACGTGAAGGGCCTGGGCCGCGAAGGCGACCTGAAGGACGTGAAGGACGGGTACGCCCGCAACCACCTCATCCCCACCGGAGCGGCCGTCCTCGCCGACCTGGGCGCCGTCCGCAATTGGGAGCGCCACCGCGAGCAGCGGGACGAGCGCGACCGGTCCCTGCGCGCTGACGGCGAGGCCATCGCCGCGCGCCTCGGGGAGCTGACGCTCCAGATCGGCGTCAAGGCCGGCGAACGAGACCGGCTGTTCGGCTCGGTGACGACGCGCGACGTCGCCGATCGCCTGCGCAAGGAGGGGATCGAGATCGATCGGCATGACATCCACCTTGGCGAGCCGATCAAGACCGTGGGCGAGCACGTGGTGAGCGTCCACCTGATGCCGGGCCTCGAGGCCCAGGTCCGGGTCGAGGTCGTCGCCGAGCACTGA